The Petrocella atlantisensis genome has a window encoding:
- a CDS encoding UvrB/UvrC motif-containing protein, whose amino-acid sequence MKCEKCQQREATVYLNQTLNGETKEVHLCEVCAKENEGVLFNDGLSFQQFLSGLLKNNKSPQIKSVDLTCPKCGMTFGDFKTKSKVGCAHCYKVFDTHLQPIVKRLQGSLYHTGKRPSKLHQKIQLQNKMETYESDLKIALMKEDYEQAAVIRDLIKDLKKEAEL is encoded by the coding sequence ATGAAGTGTGAAAAATGTCAGCAAAGAGAAGCGACCGTATATTTAAATCAGACTTTAAATGGCGAAACAAAAGAAGTTCATCTTTGTGAAGTGTGTGCCAAAGAAAATGAAGGCGTCTTATTTAATGATGGTCTGTCTTTTCAGCAGTTTTTAAGTGGCTTGCTAAAGAATAATAAGAGCCCACAGATAAAAAGTGTTGATTTGACTTGCCCTAAATGTGGTATGACTTTTGGTGACTTTAAGACTAAAAGCAAGGTGGGATGTGCTCATTGTTATAAAGTATTTGATACGCATCTTCAGCCAATTGTTAAACGATTACAAGGTAGTCTTTATCATACAGGAAAGCGCCCAAGCAAACTGCATCAAAAAATACAATTACAAAATAAAATGGAAACCTATGAAAGTGATCTAAAGATTGCTTTAATGAAAGAAGATTATGAGCAAGCAGCCGTAATTAGGGATCTGATAAAAGATCTTAAAAAGGAGGCTGAATTATGA
- a CDS encoding ATP-dependent Clp protease ATP-binding subunit, producing the protein MGRFTERAQIAINLSSEIAAELGHNYVGTEHLLLGLLKEGEGVAAKTLISQNINYEDVYNKIKEVIVSNQVQTSEGEGMTPRVRRVLELSLAEATKMHSEEIGTEHILIALLRETDSMATRILEVLGGSKQKIYHEILKIIGEDVGNQKLAPNNPNEKKESNTPVLDQFSRDLTQMAKEGKFDPIIGRDKEIERIIQILSRRTKNNPCLIGEPGVGKTAIAEGLAQKIIEGNIPETIKGKRVVALDLSSMVAGSKYRGEFEDRIKKAIAEILAVGNVLLFIDEIHTIVGAGAAEGAIDASNILKPSLARGEVQLIGATTLDEYRKHIEKDPALERRFQPVKVDEPSEEEAIGILRGLKTMYEEHHQVKILDIALVEAVKLSNRYISDRFLPDKAIDVIDEASSKVRLSTFTAPPDINEMEKQVAELEDDKEKAIREEAYEKAGEIKRKQNEIREKLIVAKMEWEAKSNMAEQVVGEKEVASIIANWTGIPIQKLTEEEGVRLKNLEKVLHERVVGQEDAIVALSKAIRRGRVGLKDPKRPIGSFLFLGPTGVGKTELTKALAEALFGDENALIRVDMSEYMEKHSVSKLIGSPPGYIGYDEGGQLSEKIRRKPYSVLLFDEVEKAHPDVFNVLLQVLDDGHITDSQGRRIDFKNTVVIMTSNAGARNIISPKRLGFASVNDEVSNYKSMQKDVMDEVKKIFKPEFLNRIDETIVFHSLTRENIREIVGIMFNQLAIRMEKNLGIKLFLTEGAIDFIAKEGFDEAYGARPLRRAIQQKIEDQLAQHILDGAITEGDWIDIDIEGDALSFKPREAQE; encoded by the coding sequence ATGGGAAGATTTACAGAACGCGCACAAATAGCAATAAACCTATCCAGTGAGATTGCGGCAGAACTGGGTCATAATTATGTAGGTACGGAACATCTTTTACTAGGTTTATTAAAAGAAGGTGAAGGGGTTGCTGCAAAGACATTAATCAGTCAGAATATTAACTATGAAGATGTTTACAATAAAATCAAAGAAGTCATTGTTTCCAATCAAGTCCAAACTTCAGAAGGTGAAGGCATGACACCAAGGGTACGTAGAGTGTTAGAATTAAGCTTAGCTGAGGCAACCAAGATGCATTCGGAGGAGATTGGAACAGAACATATATTGATTGCTTTACTTAGAGAGACAGATTCAATGGCCACAAGAATTCTAGAAGTCTTAGGTGGCTCAAAGCAAAAGATTTATCATGAAATTCTAAAAATCATAGGTGAAGATGTGGGCAATCAAAAACTGGCACCTAACAACCCTAATGAGAAAAAAGAATCCAACACACCTGTATTGGATCAATTCAGCCGTGATTTGACACAGATGGCAAAAGAAGGAAAATTTGACCCGATTATAGGCCGTGATAAAGAGATTGAGCGCATCATCCAGATACTCAGTCGTAGGACGAAGAACAACCCATGTCTCATTGGTGAACCGGGCGTTGGAAAAACAGCCATCGCAGAAGGTTTGGCTCAGAAGATTATCGAGGGTAATATTCCTGAAACAATTAAAGGTAAAAGGGTGGTTGCACTTGATTTATCTTCCATGGTTGCAGGTTCTAAATACCGTGGTGAATTTGAAGATCGTATTAAAAAAGCTATTGCTGAGATTCTGGCCGTCGGTAATGTTCTGTTATTTATTGATGAAATACATACCATTGTAGGCGCAGGTGCAGCAGAAGGTGCCATTGATGCTTCGAATATATTAAAGCCTTCCCTTGCAAGAGGTGAGGTTCAACTTATTGGCGCAACAACCCTGGATGAGTATCGCAAGCATATAGAAAAAGATCCGGCTTTGGAACGACGCTTTCAACCTGTTAAAGTAGATGAACCATCAGAGGAAGAAGCAATCGGCATACTTAGAGGCTTAAAAACCATGTATGAAGAACATCATCAGGTGAAAATATTAGACATAGCTCTTGTTGAGGCAGTTAAGCTCTCAAATAGGTATATTTCGGACCGTTTTTTACCGGATAAGGCCATTGATGTCATTGACGAAGCATCCAGTAAAGTTAGATTAAGCACGTTTACAGCACCACCGGATATCAATGAAATGGAAAAACAAGTGGCAGAACTGGAAGATGATAAAGAAAAGGCGATTAGGGAAGAAGCATATGAAAAAGCTGGAGAAATTAAGAGAAAACAAAATGAAATTCGTGAAAAATTAATCGTAGCCAAAATGGAATGGGAAGCAAAAAGTAATATGGCGGAACAAGTTGTCGGTGAAAAAGAAGTTGCAAGTATCATTGCCAATTGGACAGGCATACCTATACAAAAACTCACAGAAGAGGAAGGCGTACGTCTAAAAAATCTTGAGAAAGTTTTACACGAGCGGGTGGTAGGACAAGAAGATGCCATCGTTGCCTTGTCGAAAGCCATTCGAAGAGGTAGAGTGGGTCTAAAAGATCCAAAAAGACCGATAGGTTCCTTTCTTTTTCTCGGACCAACAGGTGTGGGTAAGACAGAATTGACAAAAGCACTGGCTGAAGCACTATTTGGAGATGAAAATGCATTGATACGCGTTGACATGTCAGAATATATGGAAAAGCATAGTGTATCAAAACTGATTGGATCACCACCAGGTTATATCGGATATGATGAAGGTGGTCAACTTAGTGAGAAAATAAGAAGAAAACCCTATTCCGTTTTGCTTTTTGATGAAGTAGAGAAAGCCCATCCGGATGTTTTCAATGTATTGTTGCAAGTGTTAGACGATGGGCATATAACGGATTCACAGGGACGTCGTATTGATTTTAAAAACACAGTGGTTATCATGACATCAAATGCAGGCGCAAGAAATATTATTTCTCCTAAGCGCTTAGGTTTTGCTTCAGTGAATGATGAAGTCAGTAATTATAAGTCCATGCAAAAAGATGTTATGGATGAAGTGAAAAAGATATTCAAACCTGAATTCTTGAACAGAATCGATGAAACAATTGTCTTCCACTCTCTTACTAGGGAAAATATTCGAGAAATCGTAGGAATTATGTTCAATCAATTGGCCATTAGAATGGAAAAGAATCTAGGTATCAAGCTATTCTTAACGGAAGGCGCTATAGACTTTATCGCTAAGGAAGGCTTTGATGAAGCTTATGGTGCACGACCTCTTAGAAGAGCCATACAACAAAAGATAGAGGATCAATTGGCACAGCATATATTAGATGGTGCTATAACAGAAGGTGATTGGATTGATATCGATATTGAAGGTGATGCATTATCCTTTAAGCCTAGAGAAGCTCAAGAATAA
- a CDS encoding zinc ribbon domain-containing protein, with translation MDEKRKELNSLINRMYRQLGKQVYNDLKSDYLLIKNYKKLADKIHANIKAIELLDITSDQAVGIEDLDGVVYGDETLTPVMNEDGIYEYRFCPSCQAGNHPDAIYCIRCKVKM, from the coding sequence ATGGATGAAAAAAGAAAAGAACTTAATAGCCTTATAAATAGAATGTACCGACAACTTGGTAAACAGGTATATAACGACTTAAAAAGCGATTATTTATTAATAAAGAACTATAAGAAGTTGGCAGATAAGATACACGCCAATATTAAAGCCATTGAATTATTAGATATAACATCGGATCAGGCAGTAGGTATAGAAGATTTAGATGGTGTCGTCTATGGGGACGAAACATTAACACCGGTTATGAATGAGGATGGTATTTATGAATATCGATTCTGCCCGTCGTGTCAGGCGGGAAACCACCCTGATGCCATATATTGCATCAGGTGTAAGGTGAAAATGTAA
- a CDS encoding TlpA disulfide reductase family protein: MKKWMTVLLIISVLTLAACSKEPEVNQAENENQEEIMDETTTQESATTSQPEREVIMAPEFTLTSSTGEAISLSDYRGKIVFLNFWTTWCKYCLEEMPDFQEAYEKYGDDLQILLVNVTTDENTDRAGVINWYEQFDYTMPMVLDEDGDVTSQFTIPGYPTTYFIDRDGSVIAYYPGLMSTELIDEAMLEFK; encoded by the coding sequence ATGAAAAAATGGATGACAGTACTACTTATAATAAGCGTGCTTACATTAGCAGCCTGCAGCAAAGAACCTGAAGTGAATCAAGCCGAGAATGAAAACCAAGAAGAAATTATGGATGAAACAACAACCCAGGAATCGGCAACGACCAGTCAACCGGAACGAGAAGTGATTATGGCACCGGAATTCACATTAACCAGCTCAACAGGCGAGGCCATTAGTTTGTCAGATTATCGGGGTAAGATTGTTTTTTTGAATTTCTGGACAACGTGGTGTAAATACTGTCTTGAAGAAATGCCAGATTTTCAAGAAGCCTATGAAAAATACGGAGATGATTTACAGATACTGCTTGTAAATGTAACCACAGATGAGAATACAGATCGAGCAGGCGTCATCAATTGGTATGAGCAGTTTGATTATACTATGCCCATGGTACTAGATGAAGACGGTGACGTTACCAGCCAGTTTACAATTCCAGGCTATCCGACCACATACTTTATTGACCGGGATGGGAGTGTCATTGCTTATTATCCAGGCCTTATGTCCACAGAGCTCATTGATGAGGCTATGTTAGAATTCAAATAA
- a CDS encoding carbohydrate ABC transporter permease, with protein MKSTGKKKYINRKSQVIGWSFVAVAVILAAIFAIYPILNSMYLSTMSGKGVVYEFVGFGNIKRLFTDAVFKQALKNTMVYFIFQVPIMLTLALVIASLLNDKKLKFKGFFRTAIFLPCVTSLVAYSILFKSMFSVDGLVNQTLLFLNIIEAPIAWLRDAFYAKVTVIIAITWRWTGYNMIFYLAGLQNIDPAIYEAAEIDGASKTKQFFLITIPMLKPIILFTSIMSTIGTLQLFDEVVNLTGGGASTPTFNATMTLSQYIYDLSFKFVPNFGYAATVSYVIVFFIAILSIIQFRVAGDDHV; from the coding sequence ATGAAATCAACAGGTAAGAAGAAGTATATCAATAGAAAAAGTCAAGTGATTGGCTGGAGCTTTGTTGCTGTTGCTGTAATATTAGCGGCCATTTTTGCCATTTATCCGATCCTCAATTCTATGTATTTATCCACCATGTCCGGTAAGGGTGTGGTTTATGAATTTGTTGGTTTTGGTAATATTAAAAGGCTTTTCACCGATGCTGTATTCAAACAAGCACTAAAAAATACGATGGTGTACTTCATATTCCAAGTACCTATAATGCTAACACTTGCGTTGGTCATAGCCAGCCTGCTAAATGATAAGAAACTGAAATTCAAAGGCTTTTTTAGAACAGCCATATTTTTACCTTGTGTAACATCATTGGTTGCCTATTCCATATTGTTTAAAAGCATGTTTAGTGTCGATGGACTTGTGAATCAAACACTTCTTTTTCTTAACATTATCGAAGCACCTATAGCTTGGCTGAGGGATGCATTTTATGCCAAAGTAACGGTAATTATTGCTATTACATGGCGCTGGACAGGCTATAATATGATTTTCTATTTGGCAGGTCTACAAAATATTGACCCGGCCATCTATGAAGCTGCTGAGATTGACGGTGCATCTAAGACCAAACAGTTTTTTCTTATAACGATACCAATGCTTAAGCCTATTATATTATTTACCTCCATTATGTCTACAATAGGAACCCTTCAGTTGTTTGATGAAGTTGTGAACTTAACAGGTGGCGGTGCATCTACACCGACATTTAATGCGACGATGACACTTTCTCAATATATTTATGACTTATCCTTTAAGTTCGTACCAAATTTTGGCTATGCAGCTACGGTTTCCTATGTCATTGTATTCTTTATTGCAATCTTATCTATTATTCAATTCAGAGTGGCAGGTGATGATCATGTATAG
- the radA gene encoding DNA repair protein RadA, whose amino-acid sequence MAKAKNVFVCNTCGHEASKWMGQCPGCRSWNTMVEEVKMTGVTSKKASVLSDDMAMGKVEKLKDISINQDTRVKTGIEELDRVLGGGLVEGSLTLVGGDPGIGKSTLLLQMCQTISNQDLKVLYISGEESNKQIKLRGERLGVDGENVLLYAETSLQHIEQAIKNEKPHILIVDSIQTIYSDVLTSAPGSVSQVREVTSSMMKIAKQLNLSTFIIGHVTKDGAIAGPRVLEHMVDTVLYFEGDRSVSYRILRAVKNRFGSTNEIGVFEMVDSGLREVKNPSEYMLTGKPLGESGSAVTCCMEGTRPLLVEVQALVCSTNFGMPRRTANGTDYNRVNLLVAVLEKKMGMQLGGYDSYVNIAGGIKVNEPSLDLAIVSALASSFKNKAIMDDAIIMGEVGLTGEVRGITQCEKRVIEAMKMGFKTCIIPHANLKHMKNVGEIKLIGVKSVEETLGRIFR is encoded by the coding sequence ATGGCAAAAGCAAAGAATGTATTTGTATGTAACACGTGCGGACATGAGGCATCCAAGTGGATGGGACAGTGCCCGGGTTGTCGTTCTTGGAATACGATGGTGGAAGAAGTGAAAATGACCGGCGTAACATCAAAGAAAGCATCTGTTTTGTCCGACGATATGGCTATGGGTAAAGTCGAAAAGCTAAAAGACATCTCGATTAATCAAGATACTAGAGTTAAGACCGGTATAGAAGAACTAGATAGAGTATTAGGTGGTGGACTCGTTGAAGGATCATTAACACTGGTTGGTGGCGATCCGGGTATTGGAAAATCAACATTGCTATTACAAATGTGTCAAACGATATCTAATCAAGACTTGAAAGTACTCTATATATCCGGTGAGGAATCCAATAAGCAGATCAAATTAAGAGGTGAAAGACTGGGTGTAGATGGAGAAAATGTTCTTTTGTATGCAGAGACTTCTTTGCAACATATTGAACAGGCTATAAAAAACGAAAAACCACATATATTGATTGTGGACTCCATACAAACCATATATTCTGACGTTCTAACGTCAGCGCCGGGTAGCGTTTCACAAGTTAGAGAAGTGACATCATCTATGATGAAGATAGCGAAACAGTTAAACTTATCCACTTTCATAATTGGACATGTAACAAAAGATGGCGCAATAGCCGGTCCAAGGGTATTAGAGCACATGGTAGATACTGTTTTATATTTTGAAGGGGATAGAAGTGTTTCCTATCGTATCCTTCGAGCGGTGAAAAACAGATTTGGATCAACCAATGAAATTGGTGTTTTTGAGATGGTTGATAGTGGTCTAAGAGAAGTGAAGAACCCATCAGAATACATGTTGACCGGAAAACCTTTGGGTGAATCGGGTTCAGCGGTGACGTGCTGTATGGAAGGAACAAGACCATTACTGGTGGAAGTACAGGCACTGGTATGTTCGACCAATTTCGGTATGCCAAGAAGAACCGCAAATGGTACAGATTATAACCGGGTAAATCTATTGGTTGCCGTCCTAGAGAAGAAAATGGGTATGCAATTGGGTGGTTATGATAGTTATGTTAACATTGCCGGAGGCATAAAAGTGAATGAGCCCTCCCTTGATCTTGCTATTGTATCAGCTCTGGCTTCCAGTTTTAAGAATAAGGCCATAATGGATGATGCAATAATCATGGGCGAGGTGGGTTTGACGGGAGAAGTTAGGGGTATCACACAATGCGAAAAAAGGGTGATAGAAGCCATGAAAATGGGCTTTAAAACTTGTATTATACCCCATGCAAATCTTAAACATATGAAAAATGTAGGCGAAATAAAACTAATAGGTGTAAAAAGTGTGGAAGAAACATTAGGTCGGATATTTAGATAG
- a CDS encoding cytochrome c biogenesis protein CcdA, producing the protein MGDVSFFVAFTSGILTFFTPCVLPLLPVYFGYLAGEAFTSLEDPKIHKKLMTNALAFVLGLTALNILLGFGAKAIYGIFIRYSDVLRMAGGLLLLLFGLYFIFGLRLGFMEREKRINYKTYTPSIIKSFLLGITFSFGWTPCNGPIIASILFMAAFKENYILAGGLMLVYSMGFAVMFLLSALMVGFFVKKFKAVYKYFKWIKIVAGLIMMTMGLLMLTNQVNILNI; encoded by the coding sequence TTGGGAGATGTATCATTTTTTGTAGCTTTTACCAGTGGTATATTAACATTCTTTACACCCTGTGTATTACCTTTGTTACCCGTTTATTTTGGCTATTTAGCAGGTGAAGCCTTCACATCTTTGGAAGATCCGAAGATTCATAAAAAATTGATGACCAATGCCCTTGCTTTTGTGTTGGGATTGACAGCGCTTAATATTTTACTTGGCTTTGGTGCAAAGGCAATTTATGGAATTTTTATAAGATACAGTGATGTTTTGCGTATGGCAGGTGGGCTTTTGCTTTTGCTATTTGGTTTGTATTTTATATTTGGATTACGTCTTGGTTTTATGGAGAGGGAAAAAAGAATTAACTATAAGACATACACGCCCAGTATAATCAAATCATTTTTGTTAGGTATAACCTTTAGCTTCGGATGGACACCATGTAATGGTCCAATTATTGCATCCATATTATTTATGGCAGCTTTCAAAGAAAACTATATCCTTGCAGGTGGCTTGATGTTGGTATACTCCATGGGATTTGCAGTTATGTTTTTGTTATCAGCACTCATGGTGGGTTTTTTCGTCAAAAAATTTAAGGCAGTTTATAAATATTTTAAATGGATTAAAATTGTAGCAGGCCTAATTATGATGACCATGGGTTTACTAATGCTCACAAATCAAGTGAACATACTAAACATATAG
- a CDS encoding endosialidase, producing the protein MAGIQELIRVENNNTLSFGNYLMDSKRKIQDFEVDGDMYKVKTYSAVTKLEKNGRLLYESTPGTTVHQLSVTEEKVTFEVEGEEDAQITVELEADQEYKVFIQGVQVGKMKTNLAGKIGFGVDFMSGNQKVEIKKA; encoded by the coding sequence ATGGCAGGTATCCAAGAATTAATCCGAGTTGAGAACAACAACACCCTTAGCTTTGGAAATTATCTGATGGACAGTAAGAGAAAGATACAAGATTTTGAAGTAGACGGCGATATGTATAAAGTTAAGACTTACAGTGCAGTAACAAAACTAGAAAAAAACGGCCGATTGCTTTATGAATCAACTCCCGGAACCACAGTTCATCAATTAAGTGTGACCGAAGAAAAGGTAACCTTTGAAGTCGAAGGTGAGGAAGATGCTCAGATTACGGTGGAACTTGAGGCGGACCAAGAATATAAGGTCTTCATACAAGGTGTACAGGTTGGTAAAATGAAAACAAACTTAGCCGGTAAAATTGGCTTTGGTGTTGATTTTATGAGTGGTAACCAAAAAGTAGAAATAAAAAAAGCATAA
- a CDS encoding ABC transporter substrate-binding protein: MKKFLSILLVVAMLGTIAGCGATETETQPETTGTETTETETTGAETTEPQKLTIWAWDPNFNIAIMNRAGEIYKESNADVEFEVVDFAKGDLEQKLHTMLASGTTDGLPDIVLIEDYNSQKYLQSYPGSFEDLTGKINHSDFAEYKVALMTMDDSVYGVPFDSGVAGTYYRTDYLAEAGFSPEDMNNITWDRFIEIGEEVFEKTGHQMLATDPYDGGLMRIMLNGAGSWYFDNDGNPTIANNVALAEAARIYTDIVNSPMTKKTSGWGEWVGALNTGDVASITTGVWITGSVKAEPSQSGMWALAPVPRLDVPGAVNASNLGGSSWYVLSSSANKDLAVDFLNETFGKDVDFYQEILISNGAVGSYLPSASGEAYSAGDPFFGDQVVFGEFAKWMDEIPSLNYGLYTYEADAAILAEMASIYEGGSVEEAMARAEEQVKAQIQ, from the coding sequence ATGAAAAAATTTCTATCAATTCTACTTGTAGTGGCAATGCTAGGTACCATAGCAGGATGTGGCGCTACAGAGACAGAAACACAGCCAGAAACAACGGGAACAGAAACAACGGAAACAGAAACAACGGGAGCCGAAACAACAGAACCGCAGAAGCTAACCATATGGGCGTGGGACCCTAACTTCAACATTGCGATTATGAATCGTGCAGGTGAAATCTACAAAGAAAGCAATGCAGATGTAGAGTTTGAAGTGGTTGACTTTGCCAAGGGTGATCTTGAGCAAAAACTTCATACAATGTTAGCATCCGGAACAACCGACGGTTTACCGGACATCGTACTTATTGAAGACTATAATTCACAAAAATATCTTCAATCATATCCAGGAAGTTTTGAAGATTTAACTGGTAAGATTAATCACAGTGACTTTGCAGAATATAAGGTGGCGCTAATGACTATGGACGACAGCGTTTATGGTGTACCTTTTGACTCAGGTGTTGCAGGAACCTATTACCGTACAGATTATTTGGCAGAAGCCGGTTTTTCTCCTGAAGATATGAATAACATCACATGGGATCGTTTTATAGAAATCGGGGAAGAAGTTTTTGAAAAGACTGGACACCAAATGCTAGCTACAGACCCCTATGACGGTGGGCTTATGAGAATCATGTTGAATGGTGCCGGATCATGGTACTTCGATAATGATGGTAACCCAACGATAGCAAATAACGTTGCATTGGCAGAAGCTGCTAGAATCTATACGGATATTGTTAATTCACCTATGACTAAGAAAACATCCGGTTGGGGTGAATGGGTTGGTGCACTGAACACAGGTGACGTAGCATCTATTACAACAGGTGTTTGGATAACAGGTTCGGTAAAAGCAGAACCTTCACAATCCGGCATGTGGGCCCTTGCTCCGGTACCAAGACTTGATGTGCCGGGTGCAGTTAATGCTTCTAATCTAGGCGGCTCAAGCTGGTATGTATTGTCATCCTCGGCGAACAAGGATTTAGCGGTTGATTTCTTAAACGAAACGTTTGGTAAAGATGTTGATTTCTATCAAGAGATTCTAATCAGCAATGGTGCAGTTGGATCCTATTTGCCATCAGCAAGCGGAGAAGCTTACAGTGCTGGAGACCCATTCTTTGGTGACCAGGTAGTGTTTGGCGAATTTGCTAAATGGATGGACGAAATACCTTCATTAAACTATGGATTATATACTTATGAAGCAGACGCTGCTATACTTGCAGAGATGGCTTCTATATATGAAGGCGGTTCTGTAGAGGAAGCTATGGCACGTGCAGAAGAACAAGTAAAGGCACAAATTCAATAA
- a CDS encoding LacI family DNA-binding transcriptional regulator has product MATIKEIAKEAGVSITTVSRVLNYDDTLSISTAKRLLIVEIAERLEYQTPRNRRKKPRFSQNQDERSIGLVEFVTDEGEIEDPYYLGIRMGIEKKCQDEQIHLIKFPRIGNSNPTMDIVLDGVIFIGKFSTAEIREFEARYQNLVFIDSSPFEDEYDSVTIDIRKAVIKVLNFLMDKGYRRIGYIGGIETVEECRTPIGEKRYDAFIKYMKKKGLYNPEFDFIGDFTPQSGYKLMNQAIGQGDLPEVFFVANDSIAIGALRALNEAKIKVPDILGIIGFNDIPTASYTYPALTTVKIYNEFMGEKAVELMMERFEGRKIPVKIQLPVKIIERNTIK; this is encoded by the coding sequence ATGGCTACGATTAAAGAAATTGCAAAAGAAGCAGGTGTCTCTATAACGACGGTTTCGAGAGTGTTGAATTATGATGATACTTTGTCCATATCCACAGCAAAAAGACTATTGATAGTAGAAATTGCAGAACGGCTGGAGTATCAAACACCAAGAAATAGAAGAAAAAAACCTCGATTTAGCCAGAATCAAGATGAAAGGTCAATTGGTCTTGTTGAGTTTGTCACAGATGAAGGCGAGATTGAAGACCCCTATTATCTTGGCATTCGTATGGGCATTGAGAAAAAATGTCAGGATGAGCAGATCCATTTGATAAAGTTTCCAAGAATTGGCAACTCCAACCCAACCATGGACATCGTACTTGATGGTGTTATATTTATTGGAAAGTTCTCAACTGCAGAAATCAGAGAATTTGAAGCCCGGTATCAGAATTTGGTTTTCATTGATTCTTCACCATTTGAAGATGAATATGATTCAGTCACAATAGACATTAGAAAAGCTGTTATCAAAGTGTTGAATTTTCTCATGGACAAAGGCTATAGGCGTATAGGCTACATTGGTGGTATTGAAACAGTGGAAGAATGCCGAACCCCGATTGGCGAGAAGAGGTATGATGCCTTTATAAAATATATGAAGAAGAAAGGTTTATATAACCCTGAATTTGATTTTATTGGTGACTTTACACCTCAAAGTGGTTATAAACTCATGAATCAAGCAATTGGACAAGGGGATTTACCGGAAGTTTTTTTTGTGGCCAATGACTCGATAGCTATAGGCGCCTTAAGAGCCTTAAATGAAGCAAAGATTAAAGTTCCGGATATACTTGGAATCATAGGATTTAATGATATACCTACAGCCAGCTATACTTATCCGGCATTGACAACAGTGAAGATTTATAATGAGTTCATGGGTGAAAAAGCTGTAGAGTTAATGATGGAAAGATTTGAAGGGAGAAAGATACCGGTTAAGATTCAATTACCGGTAAAAATTATTGAGCGCAATACCATTAAATAG
- a CDS encoding protein arginine kinase: MKKWYDLESETYHGVVISSRVRLARNLVNHPFPNRLDDEGANQVINMTKSAIETTKETLTSFFEHVAMNRINQVDKIAMMEKHIISPQFVKVKMPASLILSKDEALSIMINEEDHIRIQSMACGMNLDKALKEANHIDDLFEEALDYAFDDKFGYLTACPTNLGTGLRASYMIHVPALETTGQLQFILEAIGKFGLTVRGIYGEGTEAQGSVFQISNQVTLGQTEYEIIDNLTSVTKQIIEQELIVRHKLLKDKRKFFEDAVYRSYGVLSHARMITSKEAMRLLSDLKVGIELGVIETVDNKSINIYNLMAKIQPANLQIIYNRDLDLNERDSARADYIRDHLPQLIGG; encoded by the coding sequence ATGAAAAAGTGGTATGATTTGGAATCGGAAACCTATCATGGCGTGGTCATATCCAGCCGTGTGCGCCTTGCAAGAAATCTGGTAAATCATCCTTTTCCTAATCGACTGGATGATGAAGGTGCTAACCAAGTTATTAATATGACAAAAAGTGCTATTGAGACCACAAAAGAGACTTTAACCAGTTTTTTTGAACATGTGGCTATGAACCGTATCAATCAAGTTGACAAGATCGCTATGATGGAAAAACATATTATTAGCCCACAGTTCGTCAAAGTGAAAATGCCCGCATCACTCATTCTATCAAAGGATGAGGCTTTGAGTATCATGATTAATGAGGAAGACCATATCCGCATTCAGTCTATGGCATGTGGCATGAACTTAGATAAAGCACTAAAAGAAGCCAATCATATAGATGATTTATTTGAAGAGGCCTTAGACTACGCCTTTGATGACAAGTTTGGGTATTTAACTGCTTGTCCGACCAATCTAGGTACAGGCCTTAGAGCATCCTATATGATTCATGTACCGGCTCTTGAAACGACTGGACAGCTGCAATTCATACTAGAAGCCATAGGTAAATTTGGTTTAACGGTTAGGGGCATTTATGGTGAAGGTACGGAAGCGCAAGGCAGTGTTTTTCAAATCTCAAATCAAGTGACCCTTGGGCAAACTGAATATGAGATTATAGATAACTTAACAAGTGTTACAAAGCAGATCATTGAGCAAGAGCTCATTGTTAGACACAAGCTTTTAAAGGATAAGAGAAAGTTTTTTGAAGATGCTGTTTACCGGTCATATGGTGTCTTAAGTCATGCCAGAATGATTACTTCAAAAGAAGCCATGCGACTCTTATCGGATCTAAAAGTGGGTATTGAATTAGGCGTCATTGAGACCGTTGATAACAAAAGCATTAACATTTATAATTTGATGGCTAAGATTCAACCGGCCAATCTTCAAATCATCTACAACAGGGATTTGGACCTTAATGAAAGAGACAGTGCTAGGGCAGATTATATCAGAGATCATTTGCCCCAGCTTATAGGAGGATAA